In Sphingobacteriales bacterium, one DNA window encodes the following:
- a CDS encoding TIGR01777 family protein — protein MDTSIKIFIAGGTGLIGQYLVRHLYDSGYRPMVISRNKEKATQIFGNVALAVTWDDLSHDKNLFSGKYAIINLAGENISSFAWTSSFKSKIISSRISAVESLLKAIRQSQDSPELFIQGSAIGYYDNKKGEISTESSPKGSGFLADVVEKTENLIHSNAFLFRRYAIIRTGIVLSTAGGMLKRSLLPYKLFLGGPVGTGRQWRSWIHYFDHVRAIQYIIENSRSEGIYNLTAPEPVTEKKFSHTVAGILKRPDIFKKPAFLLKLMFGEMAEAILLNGERAIPEKLLNENFRFIFPDIGKALTNLLCE, from the coding sequence ATGACAGCGGATACCGGCCTATGGTCATTTCAAGAAACAAGGAAAAAGCCACGCAAATATTTGGGAATGTAGCTCTTGCAGTGACATGGGATGACCTCAGCCATGATAAAAATTTGTTTTCCGGAAAATATGCCATCATCAACCTTGCAGGTGAAAATATTTCATCCTTTGCATGGACATCTTCATTTAAAAGCAAAATCATCAGCAGCCGGATAAGTGCTGTTGAGAGTCTGCTCAAAGCCATCCGTCAGTCACAAGACAGTCCTGAGCTGTTTATTCAGGGCTCAGCCATTGGTTATTATGATAATAAAAAAGGGGAAATCAGTACAGAAAGCTCACCAAAAGGAAGTGGTTTTCTGGCCGATGTTGTCGAAAAAACAGAAAATCTGATTCATTCAAATGCATTTTTATTCAGACGTTATGCCATCATCCGCACAGGAATCGTTTTAAGTACTGCCGGTGGTATGTTGAAAAGATCCCTGCTCCCGTATAAACTATTTCTCGGTGGCCCGGTAGGCACAGGAAGGCAGTGGCGTTCATGGATTCATTATTTCGACCATGTCAGGGCTATTCAGTATATCATCGAAAACAGCCGGTCTGAAGGCATCTATAATCTGACAGCCCCTGAACCCGTAACAGAAAAAAAATTCAGCCACACAGTAGCCGGTATTTTGAAAAGGCCTGATATTTTTAAAAAACCTGCATTTTTACTCAAATTAATGTTTGGTGAAATGGCAGAGGCCATTCTGCTCAATGGCGAAAGAGCAATACCTGAAAAACTCCTGAATGAGAACTTCAGATTTATTTTTCCTGACATCGGAAAGGCCTTAACAAACCTTCTCTGTGAATAA